CTGGGCCGCGAGATGCGCGAGCTGCCGGTGGGCAAGCGGCCGGTGCAGGGCAACGCGCTGCGGCTGACCATCGATCTCGACCTGCAGCGCGAGCTGGAGGCGGCCTTCGAGGACAAGATGGGCTCGGCGGTGTTCCTCGACCCTTACAGTGGCGAGGTGCTGGCGATCATCAGCAAGCCCTCCTACGATCCGAACGTGTTCGCGCGGCGCTTCTCGGCGGAGGAGTGGAAGGGTCTGATGGACTCCGAGACCCATCCGCTGCAGAACCGCGCCATCCAGAGCAAGTTCGCTCCCGGCTCCGTCTTCAAGATCGTGATGTCGATCGCGGCGCTCGAGTCGGGCAAGGCCTCCCCGGCGCGCACCGATTTCTGCCCCGGCTACGCCTACATCTACGGCCGGAAGTTCCTGTGCCACCAGGAAGGCGGGCACGGCACCCTGGCGATGGTGGAGGCCATCAAGCGCTCCTGCAACGTCTACTTCTACCACCTCGGCAAGGACATGGGGATCGAGATCATCTCCGAGTGGGCCCACAAGCTGGGATTCGGGCAGCGCACCGGCATCGACCTGATGCACGAGGAGGCCGGCACCGTCCCGGACGACGCCTGGAAGCGGCGCACGCGCAACGAGCCCTGGTACCCGGGCGAGACGATCTCTGTATCGATCGGGCAGGGAGCCGTGGAGGTGACGCCGCTGCAGATGGCGGTGTTCGCCTCGCTCATCGGCAACGGCGGAACGCAGTACCGTCCCCACCTGCTGCTGCGACGCGAGATTCGCGGCGGCGTGGAGGAGGAGGCGCACGCCCCCGAGGTGGTGTCGAAGGTGGAGATCAAGCCCTCCACCCTCAAGGTGGTCAAGGAGGCGATGTGGGAGGTGGTGAACCAGGGCGGGACCGGCACGAAGGCCGCGATCCCCGGCAGGGACGTGTGCGGCAAGACCGGGACGGCCCAGGTCGTCAAGGCCAGCGCCGGCGTCAAGAGCGAGAAGCTCGCCGAGTCGATCCGGGACAATGCCTGGTTCGTCGGCTTCGCGCCGCGCGACAACCCGCGCATCGCCTTCGCGGTGTTCGTCGAGCGCGGCGGGCACGGCGGCGAGGCGGCCGCGCCCATCGCCCAGCGGGTCATGCTGAAATTCTTCGACAAGCTGGATCACCCGTCGGAGGAGACGCGCATTGCTCGAGCGCCGCAGCATCCATAGCCTCGACTGGCTGCTGGCGCTGGCGGTGCTGGCGCTGTGCGCCGTGAGCCTGGGGATGGTCTACTCAGCCACCCTCGGCGGACCCCTCTCGCCGCTCGCCAAGAAGCAGCTGATCTACGTGGCGCTCGGGCTGGCCGCGATGATCATCACCCTCGCGGTGGACTATCACACGCTGGCCTCGGTCAGCTATCTGTTCTACGCCGCCAGCCTGGTCCTGCTGGTCTACCTGCTGTTCTTCGGGCGGGCCATCGCCAACACCCGTGGATGGCTCGAGCTGGGGCCGGTCAACTTCCAGCCCGCCGAGATGACCAAGATCACCACGCTGCTGGCGCTGTCGAGCTACCTGAGCCGGAACCGATCCTCATCCCTGACGCCGGGCAACATGGGGGCGATCCTGCTGATCGTGGGCCTCCCGGTGGTGTTGATCGCGCGGCAGCCCGATCTCGGGACGGCGCTCACCTTCATGCCGCTGGTGGTGGTGGCCGTATTCCTGGGCGGGATCCGGATCCGCACCATCCTGATCCTGGTGATGATTCCCATCCTGGCGCTGCCGCTGCTCTGGACGCACTACCTGCAGGACTACCAGAAGGAGCGCGTCCTGACCTTCCTGGATCCGGCACGCGACCCGAAAGGGGCCGGATACCAGGTGCTGCAGTCGCGCATTGCGGTGGGCTCGGGGGGGCTGATCGGCAAGGGCTTCCTCGAAGGGACCCAGGGGCAGCTCAAGTTCCTGCCGGCGCAGCATACCGACTTCATCTTCGCGCTGCTCGCCGAAGAGCGGGGATTCCTGGGCAGTTTGGTTGTGCTGTCTTTGTACTTCATTGTAATCTACCGCTGCATCGCCATCGCCCGCGCGGCGCGCGACCTCCTCGGGGTTTACCTGGCCATGGGAATGATGGCGCTGTTCGCCTGCCAGGTCCTCATCAACATCGGGGTCGTGCTGGGGCTCATGCCGACGACCGGCGTCCCTCTTCCCCTGATGAGCTACGGGGGATCCTCGATGATCACCACGCTGGCCGGATTCGGCCTCGTGCTGAACGTCTGGATGCGGCGCCTGGTCAACTGACGCCTCGCATAGCCGTCGCGCCTGCCCATCCCCCCGGGGAGCCACCGCCATGGGTCCGCATTCCGAAGCTCTCGAAGCCATCCTGCCGCGCGTGCAGAAGCCGGCGCGCTACATCGGCGGAGAGTGGAACTCCGTCGTCAAGGACCCTGCCCGCGTCGATCTGCGCATGGCGCTCGCCTTTCCAGACACCTACGAGCTGGGGATGTCCCACCTGGGCCTGCGTATCCTCTACAGCCTGCTCAACGCGCGCCCCGAGATCTGGGCGGAGCGCGTCTTCTGCCCCTGGCTCGACATGGAGGCTCAGCTGCGCGCTTCGGGCATCCCGCTCGTCACCCTGGAGAGCGGCACGCCGCTGCGCGATTTCACGGTGGTCGGGTTCTCGCTGCAATACGAGCTGAACTACACCAACATCCTCACCATGCTGGATCTCGGCGGCATCCCGCTGCGCTGTGCCGATCGCGCCGAGCGGGACCCGCTGGTGATCGGCGGCGGGTCGATGGCCTTCAACCCGGAGCCTCTGGCCGATTTCTTCGATTGCATTCTGATCGGGGACGGCGAGGAGCTGATCCTCGATTTCCTGCGGACGCTCGGGAAGCTGCGCCGCGCGGGAGCGTCGCGGCGTGAGACGCTCGCCGAGC
This DNA window, taken from Candidatus Polarisedimenticolia bacterium, encodes the following:
- the mrdA gene encoding penicillin-binding protein 2, producing the protein MTWDYRSSKDFKDYYEERRLQRRIGFVFVFLSGIFLAFLFKLWYLQVVNGESYRRLADNNRLRQVVENPLRGLLLDREGRPIVRNRIAFNVLLDREKIKQLDQTVATLSRVLDLPESTVRQRIARYRNRPVFEPVIVKEDVDMAEAAYLESRRLELPEISVAIEPKRSYEDGHLAAHALGYVGEISESQLGKPRYAGYQLGDVIGKAGVEVAYDGDLAGEKGWKQVIVNSLGREMRELPVGKRPVQGNALRLTIDLDLQRELEAAFEDKMGSAVFLDPYSGEVLAIISKPSYDPNVFARRFSAEEWKGLMDSETHPLQNRAIQSKFAPGSVFKIVMSIAALESGKASPARTDFCPGYAYIYGRKFLCHQEGGHGTLAMVEAIKRSCNVYFYHLGKDMGIEIISEWAHKLGFGQRTGIDLMHEEAGTVPDDAWKRRTRNEPWYPGETISVSIGQGAVEVTPLQMAVFASLIGNGGTQYRPHLLLRREIRGGVEEEAHAPEVVSKVEIKPSTLKVVKEAMWEVVNQGGTGTKAAIPGRDVCGKTGTAQVVKASAGVKSEKLAESIRDNAWFVGFAPRDNPRIAFAVFVERGGHGGEAAAPIAQRVMLKFFDKLDHPSEETRIARAPQHP
- the rodA gene encoding rod shape-determining protein RodA yields the protein MLERRSIHSLDWLLALAVLALCAVSLGMVYSATLGGPLSPLAKKQLIYVALGLAAMIITLAVDYHTLASVSYLFYAASLVLLVYLLFFGRAIANTRGWLELGPVNFQPAEMTKITTLLALSSYLSRNRSSSLTPGNMGAILLIVGLPVVLIARQPDLGTALTFMPLVVVAVFLGGIRIRTILILVMIPILALPLLWTHYLQDYQKERVLTFLDPARDPKGAGYQVLQSRIAVGSGGLIGKGFLEGTQGQLKFLPAQHTDFIFALLAEERGFLGSLVVLSLYFIVIYRCIAIARAARDLLGVYLAMGMMALFACQVLINIGVVLGLMPTTGVPLPLMSYGGSSMITTLAGFGLVLNVWMRRLVN